In the genome of Epinephelus moara isolate mb chromosome 14, YSFRI_EMoa_1.0, whole genome shotgun sequence, the window AGCCGAATCTTCATGTTTGGCCCTTAAAGGTCAGCAGGGCATCAATCAGtctgaggagagagacagaagataTGTTTAAGATGCAGGTCTATGACATATTGTGGCGTTACTAGGCACCACATGCACATGGGGGATACATTTAAGTCTGATTTACTGCTGCATCAAGATAGCCAGATTTAGCTGGAGCTGAAGAACGCCCAGTTTGCCTTTAACTAAAAATATATGTCTTTATGCAACTTGTGCAGTGGACCATACTGCTCGACTGGAATCAATATCTCCTATTATATAACCATTATTTTCCATTATGACAGTCTGCAAGATCCATCTAGACTCGCTTACACAACAAGTGCCACACCTTGCTGCCTCCCAGTTGATTCCCACGCCCTGAGGTGGGTACTTACTGTAGGTATTTGGTAATTAGGtactgaaaaaacattttaacacacgctcatttgtttggttttaacaAGCCTAATCTGAAAATGCATTGCCCTCAAGGTGTCCTGATCATTTTAGCGTGTTGCTATGCAACTCACTACACATGGTATAGTCTTACCTGTGGTTCTCATTTACTTTAGACCTACAGGGATGGGATCTGGGTGATCTTAGATGGTCataaaaaactttaatttttcatgcatttgAAGGTATAAAATATTACTGATTACTTGATTACTGCCCTCTTGTACAGATCACATTATATTTGTATCTCAAATCTTATAATTGCCTTCCTAACTACTCTTCTTCACTTAGACTAGGTCTATTTCTTTATGATTGAGTTAGAGTCAATCACAAATATCAAAGAGGGACTTTCACATGGACTCATCTCAACCCATAAGTGCACTTAAGAATAATAAAATGGAATAGTCATGCAATGGGTTACTCTATGATAGAATCTGTAGACCACCATATCCACACAGTATAGTCTTAACGCCGTCTCTATAATCTTTACTACAGGCTGTGCGCCCCGCCTGGTGCACAAGCGCGAAAACTGCAGCTGCAGGAGCTGAAATTAGTGTCCTGGCCCCTCGGACACAATTGGGGCTCATCTAATGAAAATCACCGAATTACACGGGAAGCACAATAACTGCCTCTGCCCTGCTGCTACTAAAACAGTGTGGTTATGGCGtttcttatatttttttcatttccaatTTTTATTCAGTACCGCAACTGTGCACCTATTCTTAAAAAacgcatttttttttatttttttttacaaaaaaactaTTGATAGTCATTTAAAGTTATCAAGCTTGTCTTAGTTGtcttcatctttaaaaaaaaaaaaaaaaaaaaaaacgcatgtAACTTGAAGTGATCAACTTATcgaaaaagtacaaaaatgtaACTTGAAGTGATCAACTTATCGAAAAAGTACAAAACTCCTCTTAAATTTagtaaaatataaatttatttataattctAAAAACGCAAAAGTCGcatttaaagaataaataaaagttagTTTACTCACCTATTCAACCCCCCAAATACAGGACCGACCAAATTGCAGAGCAGCCTGCTTGAAGCCTCCCCCTCTGGAAAGTAAAGTCAGAATTTCAGGAGCTGCAGCTggacccctctctcctctctctggctACTGGAAGCTCCGCCAGCAGATGTCCAAGAAGGAAAAGCCTCTTTCCAAGTGGGAAGAATCTTTCCACCATCGGCTACTTAATAGGGGGGCAGTTCCCAACTCTCAGTTTACCATCATATGGGCATCTTACGAAACCTCCGCCTGTCACTTGATAGATGTCCCCCGCTAAGACCGATCCACTGTttggaaattacatttttttcctgcattCTTTTGGTCTGGTGATTTTATCAGTTTCCAGTGCCAGTGTGACTTAACAGCAGGGTAACAGTTGGCCAGACAACATTGAGGGCGGGAGTGTTTTATATGCGCAACAGGCAACCTTATCCGATTTATTTACTCAAATGTCAACTCAAATAAAAGTTAATTTTTTCGCTTTGTAAATAGAAACTCTTGGTGTCATAACGTGGATATTTCTCATAATGCGTTCAGGATGcttaaagaaacaaaatcaaGCGTGATAATGTGAGCCCATATATTTCTGAAGTTTATTTATAACGTGGGAAACGATGGAAAGTGGACTATTTTGGGGAGAAGTATTTCAGACGCAGCTCACCCTGCTGCCACAATGAGGCGTCTAACTGATTGGGTTATGGCGCCCTCTAGTGGTCAAACTAAAGACCTGCACTACATACAAGTTGGGATTGGTGAGGAAAATCGAATACTGTgactaaaaatacacaaattacaaATGGACTGTTTAACTGAAATGGGTCTTGATCTATTTACTAAAACATTTAACATCAATATAAAGGTTGTAGCAAAATCTACCAAACATCTTCAGACACAATCAAGTCTCAtaaaatgacacaatttcacaagatatacatttttattattatttgcagCTCATCATTTGTACAAtcaataaatatttcaaaaatagaACATACTATTGATAGGACAAATAATTTCCCAGATTACAAATCTGAGCAACACAGAGTTGATAAGTTACATACAGCATCTGCATGATTGTTCCATCAAATAAATACACCCCATCCCGTGTCACTGTGGCTTCTTGGGCATTGCAGCAGTTAGAAGCTCGTAAACGACATATCCACTCCCTGCGGAGAGACCAGACAAGTATTACAGATGTGACCAAGATACAACACAAGCTAATTACCCTGACATCAAACGATCCCTCGTGACGCATCATGCAATTACAGTAATTTGACTTTCAAAGTCAGTCGCAGTAATAACATTGGGGTTAGTTCAggtgaagtgtgtttttatataaaaGACAGAGTGAGACATGTGGAGTGAGCCTGAGTCATCAAATCTCAGACAAATGCTGACATACCAAACACAGTGAGAGTCATTGTGGCTCTGTAGAGCACAGCGTCCTTCGACCCGCCCTTCAGATGGATAGGCATACCGTTATCCTCCTGTTTAAAGAGCAAAGATAAAAGGCATTTAGTTAACTTGAAAAGACAGCTTTACCTCAAGGATATGTGAAGGCTTCATGTGCTTCTGTTTCTATGTTATTCAAAGTTTCGTTGAGCTCATCTCTGGTTAACCATAGCAATTAAGTGGTGGCGTACAGTACACTATGCCATAAAGCAGTGCTTGCTTTGGGATTTAGAAGCAGGGATAGCCCATTTGTCAACTATGGCTACAGTAATTTCTAGCACTATGCAAGGATCAGCAAAGCCTGCCACACTGGAATGTTGATTTTGCAATGGATTTTTAATTAGCTTGCAAGCATAATTAGTATAACTCCAGCCCCAGCTACAGGCGAAGGTCATTTTAACATTGTAGGGGAAATACCCATACTTATCTGTCAAGCTACATAGAGGATAAAAATAGATTCTGTCTCCAGAACCTGGGAATAAAGTGGAAACTTTAACATTATCATTATCAGTATAaatctttttctctgtcttcaaAAACTGATAAATGAAGAGTTCATATTACAAGTCAAACAGGCACATAGTTACTTAAAATTATAACAAAAGGTTTCACCTCATATTGCTGAAAACTGTCTCAAAATGCTTAACAATTAGTCATACTGTTTAGGATACATTAAGACATATACAAATTTCACTTCACATCTGTGACATAACCTTTACTCAGATGTGTCACTCTAAgtgtcagagaaaaaagttcTTCATAAGACTAGACTAATAAGGCTAACAAAGGTCAAATAGCTTCTGAAACACTGTTACAAAAAAAGATGGGATGTTTATGAGATGATGTGTTTATAGATGTCATCCTTGTGAGGATAAACCTTACTTGGAACATTTTTTGCTTTTCCTTGACAGAGTTAGCGATCTGTCTGCGTGTACTGCTGGTGATGGTCTGCCTGGAAAGCTGCCGAAGTCCCTGGTGGTACAAACACTTAAGTGAggattttttggtttaaacagttAAAGTTAAGCATGACAAACAGTGGATAATGATGTAAGCACGAACATCTAAACAGTATACAAAagtgaaaagacacaaaatacagagTATTGTTATGTGACAGAAAGTTAGCAAAGTTTACTGCAAGCTAACTTCAACAATCGATGAGGGAAAGTGCCATTTCTGTAGCACTGAAGCACTTTGAAGCAAGTGTGCTATAAATAATTACTTGTTTCAAAGCATTTATTAATGAAATGGTGACATCTACTGGCCAACCACCTGTATTGCATTTGGGTGGAAGGGTTTCAATCAACAGTGAGTCAAAACAAAGGTCAAACTCACTGCTGTCACTGTtatttagtttaaaaaatggcggcactgcacatacaatcactgcATATACGTTATGCAATGCAATGTTATGCATATACAATCCAAATTATTTGATGAtagtttttggtttggtttggttttaaatTGTTTGGATGGTAAACTCAATGCAAACTGTTTACCTACCTACCTCAATTCAACCCtaccatttaaaacacatcttaCCTTAACCCTCAAACTTTAACCTACCTTGTTTTCTGGCGtcggtctgtctgtctccttaACATTTATTATGTAGCTTTACGTTTACCACGCATGAGAAGGATTCTGGGAGTTTTTACGCCGTGACAGATAACGTTACCTTCTTCATGGTGGTCAAGTGAGCCTCGTTGAGTTGAAGCGAGGTGAAGGTCGATACCCTGTCGAGTTTAACGCTAGCTTCGCCCTTAACGTTACTAACTTCACTTCAACCTGACTTGCTTTAATGCTACACTTGTTGCTCAACCTGCCAGACAGCTGGCGTCCTGTCAAAAGGGCAACTGATTTACAGTCataaacacacaataacaaCATATAAATTATACTATGTATTCCTTGAATTAATTAActtcattaattcattattcATTGAATTCATTAATAACTTGCTCTCAACAGCTAGCTcggtagctaacgttagcggcaaGTATTAAAAGTTAAGCTAGGGACCGTTAAGTTACTCGTTATTGTGAGCTATGTTTAATAGTAGTGGCCAAATAATTACACCATAACACCCCCCATTAACACGTTAATGACAAAACTGGAACATTTTATGGTTAATACAATCGACTGAAAGTCATTCTTACCATAAGTTGTCTGTACATGTTGGCAAACTTCTGTTATGTATAGCTATAAGGTAAAGGCACTGCACAAGGACGGACACTGACAGTCTGACTACCCACAATCCCTTGGCGGTAGTGCCACATCCGGTCACGTACGCATATATTTAGGTttttaataagtaaataaaaaataaatgaataaagataCTAGTACTACTACGaatgataataacattaataataatatttaattgAAAGAAATATCTGcaataaaaccacaaattaCACCAGTACATTCAGCAAGTTGTTTAATTGGACCCTACAAACCTTATAAAAACCCAtaaatttcaaatttaaacaaTTTACTCAAATTAACTGAATAAATCAAGAACGCATTATTGTAACAGAGGATGGAGTGAAAAAAGGGAGGAAACTAACACGTGACACTGTTAAAGTGCATCTCATCTGGTCAATATAAAGAACACAGGATAATCTAACACTCAGACAAAAttgtaaaataatttttgtGCTCTAATCAGCCCAAGACGCTATCCAGTCTATTTGAATAATGTATATAGTGGTACTGGTTAATGTCTCTATTATTAGTAAGCATTAGATTAAAATTTCAAGAAGATGCCTTGACTATCTCAGTCTCTTTATACAACCAGTCACAGCGTAAGGTAGACAATCACACTTTTGTCACTATTTGTCATAAGTATTCTACGACTCTCCAAGGATAAAATACTTCATGTTAAAATTCAGTGCTTACCATAATTAAAAGCACACGAGTTATGATTTTCCCATCCCATATTCAAGGTAATTTCAAAAACCACAGAGGTATGTCAATGAAATATAATGGTACATTCATCAGCAGGACATATTACAGTACATAATAGGGACAAAAACttgcattaaaaacacacacatacatccttCAACAATTAAGCCATTCGCAAAGCACTGCTAAAATAAAACAGGTACTTTGAAAATGTATAGATAAATAAATTTTTTCGAAGACAGGAAATGACATTCTCAGCAGCCGACTTGAAGCTATatgcacagagacacagactcTCGCATCCTTCTTTTGCTTTAGTTGCcctacacaaaaacacagcttttGATGAGACACTCAGGACAATGCTGTctttacacagacacacaacacttACAGAGAACAGTGTATTCTCGCTGAAGTCAACAGG includes:
- the LOC126400573 gene encoding cytochrome c oxidase subunit 7A2, mitochondrial-like, which gives rise to MYRQLMGLRQLSRQTITSSTRRQIANSVKEKQKMFQEDNGMPIHLKGGSKDAVLYRATMTLTVFGSGYVVYELLTAAMPKKPQ